GCGACCAGCACGCACGTGATCGCGCCCAGCACCCGCAGATCGAGCTCCGCCGACGAGCCGAACACCTTCCCCAGCTTGCTCGCGAACCAGTCGAACCACGCCTGGCTCGAGATGTAGCCGCTCCGGCAGGCCGAACCCGGCCCGTAGCCGAAGTGGACGTAGACCTCGGGCGCGACCTCCGGGTGCCGGCCGCCGAGGTTGCACAGCAGGCGCCAGCCGTCGCCGTTGTCGGCCATCCCGACCGGCCTCGGCACCAGGAACCGGATCAGCAGGACGCCCAGGGAGAGGGCGAAGACGCCCAGGGCGAAGCGCAGTTCACGAGCTCGCACCCGGAAGAGGGTACGAGACTCATGCCGAGTCGGCGGGCGCCGCACCGGGCACCGGCGACACGGGCCGGTGCCGGAACACGACGTAGTGGTAGAGCAGGTAGTTCCAGAACAGCCCGACGACGATCGCGGCACCCTTCGGCACCAGCAGGTTGACGCCCGGGAACAGGTGGCTCACCAGCGTGATGACGAGGAACTGGACCACCCAGAGCCCGAACGCCGTGACCGCGAAGAACAGCACCGCCTGACGCCGGACGTCACCGTCCTTGGCGCGGAACGTGAAGTTCCGGTTCAGCGTGAACGACAGCAGCATGCCCGCCGTCGTCGAGACGAGGTTCGCCACGAACGTCGGCACGCCCAGCGTCGCCAGCAGTGCGTAGCCCAGCGCGTCGACGAGCGTGTTGCCGATCCCGACGATCCCGAAGCGCACCTGCGTGGCCGTGACGAACCTCATCGGGCGGCGCTCCGGCTGTCCCGGGCGGACTCGGGAACGCCGGTGCGCACCGACGCCACGGTGTACAGCGGCCGGTTCTGGACCTGCGAGTACGTGCGGCCGATGTAGCTGCCGAGCACGCCGAGCATGATGATCTGGATACCGCCGAGGAAGAACATCGCGATGGTGATGAACGCCCAGCCGGGCACCGCGGTCTCCGGCGCGAACAGCTTCACGCCGACGACGTAGAGCACGCCGAGGAAGCTCAGCAGCGAGATCAGGTACCCCATCCGCGTGATCATCCGCAGCGGCGTCGTCGAGAACCCGAGGATGCCGTCGGCGGCGAAGCGCAGCATCTTCGTCAGCGGGTAGCCGGTGACGCCGGCGTGCCGCTGGTCGCGGTCGAACAGCACCGCCGTCTGCTTGAACCCGACGTAGCTGACGAGGCCGCGCAGGAACCGGTCGCGTTCGCGGTACTTGCGCAGCTCGTCGACGACCTTGCGGTCGACCAGCCGGAAATCGCCGGTGTTCTTCGGGATTTCGACCGCGGCCATCTTCTGGAGGAACCAGTAGAACGCGCTCGCGGTGATCCGCTTGAACGGCGAGTCCCGGCGCGAGCGGCGCTGCGCGTAGACGACCTCGTAGCCCTCTTCCCACTTCTCGAGCAGCTCGAGGGCGACCCGCGGCGGGTCCTGCAGGTCGCTGTCCATGATGATCGTCGCGTCGGCGTCCACCAGGTCGAGCCCGGCGGTGACGGCCATCTGGTGGCCGAAGTTGCGGGACAGCTCGACGACCGTGACGCGGGGGTCGCGCGCGCCCAGCTCGGTGAGCCGGTCCAGGGACGCGTCCCGGCTGCCGTCGTCGACGTAGATGAAGCTGAAGTCGTACCGTCCGGCCAGGGGCGCGGTGACCTCGTCGACCGTGCGGTGCAGCAGGTCGATGTTCGCTTCCTCGTTGTAGATGGGGAAGATGAACGCGACCCGGTGGCGCGTGGTCGGCTCGGTCGGCACTGGCGCTCCCGTGGGTCGGCGTCTCGGGCATCCTAAAGATCGGCGACGCCCTCGGCGAACACGGTCATCCGCTGTCCGTAGTCCTCGGCCGGGCCGAAGTGGACGGCCACCGCGTCCGCCCCGGCCAGGATATACGCCCGGAATCGCGCGATGGCGGCCCCGAGATCGCCGCCGTTCCATTCCATTCTGGCGGTGACCCGTGTTTCGCGGCCGTTTGTCATGCCGGTGAGCTTTTCGGCGCGCTCGCCGACTTCGGCGGGGGAGAGGCCGGCGCTCATCCAGCCCGAACCGATCCGCGCGGCCCGGCGCAGCGCGACGTCCGAGTTGCCGCCGACGGTGATCGGCACCGGCCCGGCCGGCCGCGGCTCGAAGTACCCGCCGCCGGGGCCGCGGCCGGTGCGGAAGAGCTCGGCGAGCAGGTCGAGGGTGGCGTCGGTCCGCTTGCCGCGGCCGCCGAAGTCCGCGCCGACCTCGGCGAACTCGGGCTCGTTCCAGCCGGTGCCGACACCGAGGTCGAACCGGTGCCCGGAGAGCGCATCGAGCGTCGCGACCTGCTTGGCCAGCGCGAACGGCTCCCGCAGCGGCACGATCAGCACGGACGTCCCGAGCCGGATCCGGCTGGTCCGCGCGGCGATGTGGGCGAGCGTCACGAGCGGCTCGTAGACCCCGCCGAAGACGTCGCCGAAGGCGCCGGGCGGGATGAGGTGGTCGGGCAGCCAGGCGGCGTGGTAGCCGAGGTCCTCGGCCAGCTTCGCGAGTTCGGCTGGACGCGCGGGGTCGAGGTCCGGCCGCTCGTTCGGCAGGACGACTTCGAGGAAATGTCCGGTCATGCCGGCGACGTTAGGTCTTCACATCGGTGTGAAGGTCAAGCTGCCAGGGGGTCGGATGCGGATCGGCGAGCTCGCGGGACGCACGGGCGTCAGCACGCGGCTGCTGCGCTACTACGAAGAGCAGGGCCTGCTGACGGCCTCGCGCGACGGCAACGGCTACCGCGTCTACGACGAGGACGCCGTTGTGCGCGTGCGGCAGATCCGGCGGCTGCTCGGGGCCGGGCTGACCACCGAGGTGATCGCGTCGGCGCTGCAGTGCGCCCGCGGCGAGGAAGCCCACCTCGACCTGTGCCCGGAGCTGGCCGGTCTGCTGCACCGCGAGCTGGCCGCGATGGACGACCGGATCGGGGCGCTGCAGCGGCGCCGGAGCGCGCTGGCCGGGTACTTGTCCGCCGAGGGCTGAGGGCGCCTCGATACGCTGGACGGCGTGGGACCGGCGCGTGTCCTGACGGGGGAGTTCCGCCTGGTGTGCCAGGCTTGACGAGGTGAAGGACGACGAGTGAATCGGCAGCCGCTGCGCCTGGCCATCATCGAGGCCACCCGGATTCTCGAACGCGCCGGCGTCGCCTCGCCGCGGTTCGACGCCGAGGTGATCGCGGCGCACGTGCTCGGGGTCGAACGCGGGCGGCTGCCGATGGTGCCGCTGGTCGATCCGCCGGTCATCGAGGCCATCGGCCAGCTCGTCCAGCAGCGCGCGAAGCGGATCCCGCTGCAGTACCTCACCGGCTGGGCGGCGCTCGGCGAGATCACCGTCGCGGTCGGCGCGGGCGTGTTCGTGCCGCGGCCGGAGACCGAGCTGCTGCTCGAGTGGGGCGTCAAGTTCCTGCAGGGGCGCGAGTTCCCGGTCGTGGTGGACCTGTGCACCGGTTCCGGGGCGCTGGCACTGGCGGTCGCGCACGCCCGCCCGGACGCGGTCGTCTACGCGGTCGACGTCGATCCGCAGGCGCTGGCCTGGGCCCGCCACAACGCGGACGTCCACGCGGACGCGGGCAACACCCCGATCCGTCTGTACTCGGGCGACATCGGCGACCCGACGATGTTCGCCGAGCTCGACGGCCTGGTCGACCTGGTGCTGTGCAACCCGCCGTACGTCCCGGAGGGCACGCCGGTGCCCCCGGAGGTCGCGGAGCACGACCCGCCGCGCGCGGTGTTCGCGGAGGAGAGCGGGCTGGCGGTGATCCGCCACGCGATCGCGGCGGGGGCCCGGCTGCTGCGTCCGGGAGGCGGGCTCGCGATCGAGCACGACGACACGCACGGCTCGGCGGTGCCGGCGCTGGTGCGGGCGCGGAGGGTGTTGACGGGTGTCGAGGACCACGCGGACCTGACCGGGCGGGCGCGGTTCGTCACCGCTCGCCGGCTGGGCTGAGCAGGCCGCGGTGTCGTGAATGACTCATTCATGTCGTCCGAAGACATGAATGAGTCATTCAAGACGTTCGGGCCTCGTTGTCCACAACCTGACCGAGCTGGGGACAACGAGACCGTCACGCTCAGAAGCCGAAGGCCGTGCAGCTCGCCGTCGCGGTCTTCGACGGGTCGCTCACCGACGTCGCCGTCAGCTTCACCCGTGCCGCGAGGTCGCCGCCCGCTCCGCGCTTCGCGTACGCCGGCACCTTCACGTGCCCGCCGAACTTCGCCGTCGCCAGCTCGTTCGGCAGCCGGACCTCCCAGCCGCGGGCGTCCGTCGACACGCTCAGCCGGTACGTGTCCGTGTCGTACGGCGCCTGTGCGCCGCGGGCCGCGCCCGTGTTGATCAGACCGAAGTCGCAGGTCGCGAGGCCGCCGCGGGCGAACGCCGGCAGGGCCGGGGTCACCGCCGCGCCGCGCGCCTGGCTGCCCGAGCCGTCCAGGGACGCCACCGTCACCGTGTACGACAGCACACCGCGGCGATCCCGGGCCAGGTCGGTGATCAGGAACTTCAGCCGGTTCGCCTGGTCGGTGTACTCGTACGGGCTCGCCGCTTCGGTACCCGCCTTGAACAGGGCGTCGTTGAGCTGCCGGTAGTCGCCGATGGTGATCTTCACCGGCGTCCCGTCCGCCTTCGTGTAGTCGGTGATGCCGATGTCCGCGGGGTTCGCGTCGATCACCCACTCGAAGGGGGCGGCGTCCTTGTTCTTCGTCTTCGCGATCAGCACGCCCGAGTCCGGCGAGAAGGAGTCCGCGCCCATCCGGTCGACCACCTCGACGGTGTAGTTGTCGTAGCCGCCGCCGTCGCAGAACGGGTCCGTCGCCTTGTCGCACTTCGGGCTCTTGTCGCCGCCGGTCAGCTTGATGTTCAGGCCGGTGAACGCCCCCGGCTGCGCCTCCGCCTCGCGCGCGGTGATGCGGGCCGACACCGGACCCGAGGAAGCCAGTGCGTTGCGGTCGAGCTGCAGGACGTCGGCCGGGTCGACGATGCCGAGCTTCATCTTGTTGCGGAGCATGTGCTGGGCACCCATCGAGCTGCCCTGCGTCGCCGGGATCTGCCAGCGGGTGTGCGGGCCGCCCGGGCCGTTGAACGTGCCGCGCGAGAGCATCTCCCAGGCGCCGGAGTAGTCCCGCCACGGCGGGATCCCGAACGGGTTGTTGTAGTTGTCGCCGATGCCCAGGATGTGGCTGAACTCGTGGGCGTAGGTCGACTGGCCCGAGCTCTCGGCCTGCACCGAGCTGCCGTTTTCGGCGTTCGGCCAGATGCTGGCGGCCGACGCCCACGACGTCCACGGCACGTACCGCGTCGCCGCGTAGTTGGGCAGGTCGTGGCCCGGCGGGCCGAACGCGTCCGGCACGTTCTCCTTCGTGCCGAACTTCATCTCGCCGAACTCCTGCCAGGTCGAGCTCTCGTCCTGGCCGGCCGACAGGTAGAAGACGAAGTCGAACTGGTTCGCGGTGTCGCCGACGTCGGCGCGCCAGGCGTTGCCGGCGTCGGTCCGGATGTCGCGGTCGCAGTTCGCGCTCGGCGGGCAGGCGCCCGGCTGGAACTCCATGCCGTACTCGTAGGACCTCCCGGGCATCCGGTACGGCCCGAACGCGGTCAGCTGCACGCCGAAGCGGCCGCCGGAGTCCTCCATCCAGTACTCGTTGATGGTGTGCCCGTTGTTGAGCGCCTCGGGCTTGTTGAGGAAGTCCTGGTAGTACTGCGCGACGCCGGCCCGCGGGATGTTCGCGGCGCCGGGGCCGGGGTTGCCGAAGATCGTCGAGTTCGCCGGCTTCGTGACGACGAAGTCCTGGTCGGGGTAGTCGGCGAGGACGACCGCGCCCTTGAAGGTGCGCTGGGTGGGCTTGAGGCTGGGGTCGGCCCAGTTCGTACCGGGGACCTTCTTGTAGTCGGACCAGGTCATGTGGTCCTGGTTCTCCCAGTGCGCGGCGTCGATCGGGGCCGGCCAGCCACGGGTCAGCGGCTCGGCGGCGGCGGTGCCGGCGCCGAGCCCGGTGAGGACGGTGACCGCGGCGAGCAGGGCGAGCGCCTTCGGGGTTCTGGAACGCATCTGCGGCTCCTTCACTGGGAACCCACGGGGGTGGTGGTTCCCGATGATCGACCGTATTGAGCCCCGCTGTCCCGGTTCTGCCTCGCGGCGAGGTTTACCCGCTTGCCCCACGACGAAAGTCTGGCCGGCCGGTGTGACGCGGCGAACGCCCGCTCCGGCAGCCGGACTACTCTTGGCGCTCATGAGCGTGGTCTACGACTGCAGCAAGCGGGAGTCCCGGGCCGACGGACTGACGGCGGCCGCGGGCGCGGTGCGGTCGAGCAGGCTGGTCGTCCTGCCGACCGACACGGTCTACGGCATCGGTGCCGACGCGTTCGACGCGGGCGCCGTCCAGGCGCTGTTGCGCGCGAAGAACCGCGGGCCGGACATGCCGGTCGGCGTGCTCGTCGGCTCGTGGTCCACTGTGGACGGTCTGGTGCTCGGCGTGCCCCCGCAGGCGCGTGCGCTCATCGAAGCGTTCTGGCCGGGCGACCTGTCCATCGTGCTCCCGCACGCGCCGAGTCTGCAGTGGAACCTCGGTGACGCGCGCGGCACCGTGATGCTCCGGATGCCGCTGCACCCGGTGGCCCTGGAGCTGCTGCGCGACGTCGGCCCGATGGCCGTGTCGAGCGCGAACGTCTCGGGCCGGCCGCCGGCCAGCACCGCGCAGGAGGCGCAGGAGCAGCTCGGCGACTCGGTCGCGGTGTACCTCGACGGCGGCTCGAGCGGCGAGCCCGTCGCGTCGAGCATCGTGGACCTCACCGGCACCGAACCGGTGGTGCTGCGCGAAGGCGCCGTGAGCAAGGACGCCATCGCGGAGGTGCTCGGTGTACCCGCGGAATCGTTGGCGTGAAGCCGGATCAAGGCGCCGGGCGCGGCACGATAGCGTGTCGCGGGTGACCCCGACCCCGCGAGCGTGACGCACCCGTGCCGCCCACATCCGGTCTTCTCCCCATCCGGGAATACATCCTCGTCGCGTTGACCGCGACGGCCGTGACGTACCTGCTCACCGGCGTCGTCCGGCGGATCGCGATCCGCGTCGGCGCGATCGCCAACCCGCGGGCGCGCGACGTCCACGTCGCCCCGATCCCGCGGATGGGCGGGATCGGCATCTTCCTCGGCGTCGCGGGCGCAATGGGGCTGGCCCACCAGCTGCCCGCGCTGTCGCACGGCTTCGACGCCTCGTTCGACTCGGTCGGCGTGCTGCTCGCGGCCGGGGTCATCTCGCTGATCGGCGCGCTCGACGACCGGTTCGAGCTGGACGCCTGGACGAAGCTGGCCGGCCAGGTCATGTGCGCCGGGATCCTGGTCATCTTCGGCGTGCAGTGGGTGTCGTTCTGGGTGCCGTGGGGCGGCCAGGGCGACTCGTTCGGCTCGGTGCTGGTGCTCGACAAGAACCAGGGCGCGCTGCTCACCGTCGTGATGGTCGTGGTGATGGTCAACGCGATGAACTTCGTCGACGGCCTGGACGGGCTGGCCGGCGGCCTCGGGTTCATCGCGGCGGCGGCGACGTGCGCGTTCTCGCTGGGCCTGCTCGACAGCTCCGGCGGCGACGTCGGCACCTACCCGCCGGCGCTGATCGCGGCGACGCTCGCCGGCGCGTGCCTGGGGTTCCTGCCGTACAACTTCCAGCCCGCGAAGATCTTCATGGGCGACTCCGGGTCGATGATGATCGGCCTGATGCTCGCGGGCGCGACGACGTCGGCGTCCGGGCGCGTGCCGTACCCGCAGTTCAGCGGCAAGGACGCGATCGCGCTGCTCTCGCCGCTGGTGGTCGTGGCGGCGGTGCTGTTCGTGCCGCTGCTGGACCTGATCATGGCGGTCGTCCGCCGCACGCGCCGCGGCGAGAGCCCGTTCGCGGCGGACAAGATGCACCTGCACCACCGGCTGCTGGAGATCGGCCATTCCCAGCGCCGGGCGGTGCTGCTGATCTACTTGTGGGCCGGGATCCTGGCGTTCGGCGCGGTCTCGGTGACCCTGTTCGACGACGCGGCGGCGCTGTGGATCATCGGGGTGGGACTGGTGTTCGCGGTGGTGGTCTCGATCGTCCCGCGCCTGCGTTCGCGCAACCAGCCCGGAACCTGACCAGGCGCGTTCTCTACACTCGGTGGCTGAACCGAGCAGGGAGCCAGCTGTGAGCGAAACCGAAACGCACGAGCAGGAGAACCCGCACGCCAAGGTGGTGCTGCAGGCCGCCCGTGCGATGACCAGGGCTTCGCTGCTGGTGACCCCGCCCGCGGTGATCGTCTGCATCGCGCTCTTCAGCATCCTCAACGGCATGCCCGGCTTCCTGGGCTCGCTCGTCGGCGGCGTGCTCGCCATGCTGGCGTCGCTGTCCACGCTGGGGCTGATGAAGTTCAGCGCCGGCCAGGACCCGATGTTCGTCATGGTCATCGCGCTCGGCGGGTACGTCGTGAAGGTCGTGCTGCTGTTCGGTGCGCTCACCCTGCTGAAGGGCGTCACCGCGCTGCACCCGATGTCCTTGGGCATCACGATGATCGTCGCCATCCTGCTGGCCGCCGCGGCCGAGTTCGCCGCGTTCCGCAAGACCAAGATCCCGACGATCATCCCCTCCTGACACCGGTCCGTTTTGCCGTGGACGTCCGTTACTCACGGTGAACCGGCCTGCGGCCGCCCGAGTGTGACCGGCGCCATAAAAGTGCGCCTTCGTGCGCCCCGCCGAAAGCGGCCGGGACCTGCCGCCTGCGACGTTCCGGAGCCGGTCCCGTCCGGTGCCGGACCAGGGTCCCGGGTCGACCCGGGACTTAGGTCCTGGGCTGATCGGTGGGTATGGAGTACGCGTGTACGGCACTGATTGACCTGCTGGTATGGTCCGCGTCAAGGGTGGCGGCCTCGGCCGCACGCTCCCTAAGACGAACCGCGATCAGCAGTGTGGCGACCGTGTAGTTCCGCCTCTTCGCCGCTGGTCCGAAGTAGACCGCAGGGCAGTGTTCACGCGAGACAACCCCGTGTGCAGAACGTGAAGCCGTGTTCATCGCACAGTGGGGCAGCCGCCTCCGGCGTCCCGATGCGTATCGGGTACGTTAAGTCCAGATCGTGACGATTCCCCCGGCGGAGTGAACGCCGGCCGGGAGAACCGGAAGGAGCCCAGTGGGCGCGCTGGTACTGACCGAGGGTGGCACTTTCACGCCCCCCGGTGTGGCGGACTTCAACCTGCCGCCTATTTTCGGCTCCGGGTACTGGGGCAGCTTCACCAAGCCGATGCTGCTCGTGGTGATCTCGCTGATCATCATCATCACCTACTTCATGGTGGCGTCCCGGAAGCTGAAGGTCGTCCCCGGCAAGTCGCAGTTCCTCGCCGAGTCGGTCTACAACTTCGGCCGCAACAACATCGCGCGGGAACAGATCGGCTCGAAGGACTTCAAGCCGTTCATCCCGCTGATCCTCGGCCTGTTCACCTTCGTACTGGTGAACAACCTGTTCGGGATCATCCCGTTCTTCCAGTTCCCGACCATGGCGCGGATCGGGTTCCCGCTCGCGCTTTCGGTGCTGGTCGTCTACCCGGTCTACCACTACGTCGGTTTCAAGCGATACGGCTTCAAGGGTTACTTGAAGAAGGAGCTCGCGCCGGCCGGAGTCCCGGGCTTCGTGATGCCGCTGTTCTCGACGATCGAGTTCGCGCAGAAGTTCTTCATCGCGCCGGCCACGCTCGCCATCCGAGTGTTCGCCGCGATGTTCGCCGGTCACCTCATCATCATGGTGTTCACCCTCGGCGGCAGCTTCCTGCTGACCGAGACCGACGGATTCGGGCTGAAGCTCGTTTCGCCGGTGGCGTTCATCTTCGCGATCCTGATGACTTTCCTCGAGGCCTTCATCCAGGTGCTGCAGGCCTACATCTTCGCCCTGCTGTCGGCCGGGTACATCGGCGCCGCGCTGGCGTCGGAGCACTGAGAACACAAGCCCCCGATCCACGCGAGCGCGTGGACCGAAGTGAAGGGAAATGCACGTGAGCAACATCGTTCTGGCCCAGGCCGCGGAGCAGGCCGTCAACATCAACCCCGGTCTCGCCGCCATCGGTTACGGCCTGGGCGCGATCGGCCCGGGCATCGGTGTGGGTCTGATCTTCGCCGCGGTCATCAACGGCACCGCGCGTCAGCCGGAGGCGCAGGGCAAGCTGCAGGGCATCGGCTTCTCGACCTTCGTTCTGACCGAGGTGCTGGCCCTGATCGGTATCGTCATCTACTTCATCGCCTCCGCTGCCTGAGTTCGCCGGCTCATCGCTTAAGGAGACGTCGTGCTGAAGACTGAATTGGTGTTGGCCGCCGAAGCGGCGCCCAACCCGATCATCCCGCACATCCCCGAGGTCATCCTCGGGATCGTCGCCTTCGTGATCCTGCTGTTCGTTCTGAAGAAGTACGTCGTTCCGCGCTTCGAAGCGGCGTACGAAGAGCGCGCCCAGATGATCGAAGGCGGCATCGAGAAGGCGGAAAAGGCCCAGGCCGAGGCCGAAGAGGCGCTCGCCAAGTACCGGGCGCAGCTGCAGGAAGCCCGCAGCGAAGCCGCGAAGATCCGCGACGACGCCCGGCTCGAAGCCGAGCAGATCAAGGCGGAACTGCGGGCCGAGGCGGAGGCCGAGTCCCAGCGCATCGTCGCCCAGGGCCAGGCCCAGCTGCAGGCCCAGAAGGCGCAGATCATCGCCGAACTGCGGGCCGACATGGGCCGCAACGCCGTCGAGCTGGCGAGCCGCATCGTCGGCGAGTCGCTCGAGGACGAGGCGCGCCGCCGCGGCACCGTCGACCGGTTCCTGGCGGAGCTGGAGACCGCCGGTACCTCCAACGGAGCGGGGAAGTAGACCAGAGATGACGCTGCATGCTGCGAGCCGTGAAGCGCTCGGCCTCGCCGAGGAACGCCTCGGCGAGGTTCTGGCCGACGCGGGAGCCGACGCCGCCACGGTCGGCGACGAGCTGCTCTCGGTCGTCGACCTGCTGGACCGGGAGATCGGCCTGCGCCGGGCGGTGAGCGACGCCTCGGCGACGCCGGAGGCGCGCACCGCGCTGGTGCGCCGGCTGTTCGAGGGCAAGCTCTCCGAACCGGCCCTGAAGGTGCTCGACGTCGTGGCGGGCAGCCGCTGGTCCAGCCCCCGTGAGCTGACCGACGGGCTCGAAGAGCTCGGCCGCTCGGCGCTGCTCACCGCCGCCGAGCAGACCGGGAACGTCGACGCCGTCGAGTCCCAGCTGTTCCAGGTCGCGCGGATCGTGGCCCACCACCCGGAGCTCGAGACCGCGCTCTCGGACCTCACCGGTCCCGCCGATGCCAAGCGGACGCTGGTGCGCGGGCTGTTCGCCGACAAGGTGGACGTGGTCACCGAGACCCTCGTCGAGCAGGTCGTCCGCCGGGCCAAGGGCCGCGGCGTCGGCATCGGGCTCGACAAGCTGGTCCAGCTGGCCGCGGAACGCCGTGAGCGCTCGGTCGCGTACGTGACCAGCGCGAGCGCCCTGACCGACGAGCAGACCGCCCAGCTGGGCGCGAAGCTCGACGACATCTACGGGCGGCCGATCGCGCTGCACGTCGAGGTCGACCCCCGGCTCGGCGGCGGGCTCGTGGTCCGCGTCGGCGACGAGGTCATCGACGGGAGCGCGGCGGGTCAGCTGGCGACGCTGCGCAGGCGGCTGGCCCGGGCATAGCCCCAGGTCACACAAGACTTTGCATACTGGCAAGAACGAAGCGAGAGCGGGAAAGACATGGCCGAGCTGACGATCTCCTCGGATGAGATCCGTAGCGCGATCGAGAACTACGTCTCGAGTTACGCCCCGGACGTGAGCCGGGAAGAAGTTGGCGTCGTGATCGACGCGGGTGACGGTATCGCCCACGTCGAGGGCCTTCCCTCGGCCATGGCCAACGAACTGCTCGAGTTCCCCGGCGGCGTTCTGGGCGTCGCGCTGAACCTGGACGCGCGCTCCATCGGTGCCGCGATCCTCGGTGACTTCGAAAGCATCGAAGAGGGCCAGCAGGTCAAGCGCACCGGCCAGGTCCTGTCGGTGCCGGTCGGCGACGGCTACCTCGGCCGCGTCGTCAACCCCCTGGGCCAGGCGATCGACGGCCTCGGCGAGATCGAGACCTCCGACCGCCGCGCGCTGGAGCTGAAGGCCGCTTCGGTCGTCGAGCGCCAGCCGGTGTCGGAGCCGCTGCAGACCGGCATCACCGCCATCGACGCGATGACCCCGATCGGCCGCGGCCAGCGCCAGCTGATCATCGGTGACCGCAAGACGGGCAAGACGGCCGTCGCGGTGGACACGATCATCAACCAGAAGGCCAACTGGGAGACCGGCGACCCGCAGAAGCAGGTTCGCTGCATCTACGTCGCGGTCGGCCAGAAGGGCTCCACGATCGCCGCCGTGAAGAAGTCCCTCGAGGACGCCGGCGCGCTGGAGTACACCACCATCGTCGCGGCCCCCGCGTCGGACTCCGCCGGCTT
This genomic window from Amycolatopsis mongoliensis contains:
- the prmC gene encoding peptide chain release factor N(5)-glutamine methyltransferase; its protein translation is MNRQPLRLAIIEATRILERAGVASPRFDAEVIAAHVLGVERGRLPMVPLVDPPVIEAIGQLVQQRAKRIPLQYLTGWAALGEITVAVGAGVFVPRPETELLLEWGVKFLQGREFPVVVDLCTGSGALALAVAHARPDAVVYAVDVDPQALAWARHNADVHADAGNTPIRLYSGDIGDPTMFAELDGLVDLVLCNPPYVPEGTPVPPEVAEHDPPRAVFAEESGLAVIRHAIAAGARLLRPGGGLAIEHDDTHGSAVPALVRARRVLTGVEDHADLTGRARFVTARRLG
- a CDS encoding L-threonylcarbamoyladenylate synthase, producing the protein MSVVYDCSKRESRADGLTAAAGAVRSSRLVVLPTDTVYGIGADAFDAGAVQALLRAKNRGPDMPVGVLVGSWSTVDGLVLGVPPQARALIEAFWPGDLSIVLPHAPSLQWNLGDARGTVMLRMPLHPVALELLRDVGPMAVSSANVSGRPPASTAQEAQEQLGDSVAVYLDGGSSGEPVASSIVDLTGTEPVVLREGAVSKDAIAEVLGVPAESLA
- a CDS encoding MerR family transcriptional regulator, producing the protein MRIGELAGRTGVSTRLLRYYEEQGLLTASRDGNGYRVYDEDAVVRVRQIRRLLGAGLTTEVIASALQCARGEEAHLDLCPELAGLLHRELAAMDDRIGALQRRRSALAGYLSAEG
- a CDS encoding GtrA family protein → MRFVTATQVRFGIVGIGNTLVDALGYALLATLGVPTFVANLVSTTAGMLLSFTLNRNFTFRAKDGDVRRQAVLFFAVTAFGLWVVQFLVITLVSHLFPGVNLLVPKGAAIVVGLFWNYLLYHYVVFRHRPVSPVPGAAPADSA
- a CDS encoding M6 family metalloprotease domain-containing protein, whose product is MRSRTPKALALLAAVTVLTGLGAGTAAAEPLTRGWPAPIDAAHWENQDHMTWSDYKKVPGTNWADPSLKPTQRTFKGAVVLADYPDQDFVVTKPANSTIFGNPGPGAANIPRAGVAQYYQDFLNKPEALNNGHTINEYWMEDSGGRFGVQLTAFGPYRMPGRSYEYGMEFQPGACPPSANCDRDIRTDAGNAWRADVGDTANQFDFVFYLSAGQDESSTWQEFGEMKFGTKENVPDAFGPPGHDLPNYAATRYVPWTSWASAASIWPNAENGSSVQAESSGQSTYAHEFSHILGIGDNYNNPFGIPPWRDYSGAWEMLSRGTFNGPGGPHTRWQIPATQGSSMGAQHMLRNKMKLGIVDPADVLQLDRNALASSGPVSARITAREAEAQPGAFTGLNIKLTGGDKSPKCDKATDPFCDGGGYDNYTVEVVDRMGADSFSPDSGVLIAKTKNKDAAPFEWVIDANPADIGITDYTKADGTPVKITIGDYRQLNDALFKAGTEAASPYEYTDQANRLKFLITDLARDRRGVLSYTVTVASLDGSGSQARGAAVTPALPAFARGGLATCDFGLINTGAARGAQAPYDTDTYRLSVSTDARGWEVRLPNELATAKFGGHVKVPAYAKRGAGGDLAARVKLTATSVSDPSKTATASCTAFGF
- the atpB gene encoding F0F1 ATP synthase subunit A; this translates as MGALVLTEGGTFTPPGVADFNLPPIFGSGYWGSFTKPMLLVVISLIIIITYFMVASRKLKVVPGKSQFLAESVYNFGRNNIAREQIGSKDFKPFIPLILGLFTFVLVNNLFGIIPFFQFPTMARIGFPLALSVLVVYPVYHYVGFKRYGFKGYLKKELAPAGVPGFVMPLFSTIEFAQKFFIAPATLAIRVFAAMFAGHLIIMVFTLGGSFLLTETDGFGLKLVSPVAFIFAILMTFLEAFIQVLQAYIFALLSAGYIGAALASEH
- a CDS encoding glycosyltransferase family 4 protein, with protein sequence MPPTSGLLPIREYILVALTATAVTYLLTGVVRRIAIRVGAIANPRARDVHVAPIPRMGGIGIFLGVAGAMGLAHQLPALSHGFDASFDSVGVLLAAGVISLIGALDDRFELDAWTKLAGQVMCAGILVIFGVQWVSFWVPWGGQGDSFGSVLVLDKNQGALLTVVMVVVMVNAMNFVDGLDGLAGGLGFIAAAATCAFSLGLLDSSGGDVGTYPPALIAATLAGACLGFLPYNFQPAKIFMGDSGSMMIGLMLAGATTSASGRVPYPQFSGKDAIALLSPLVVVAAVLFVPLLDLIMAVVRRTRRGESPFAADKMHLHHRLLEIGHSQRRAVLLIYLWAGILAFGAVSVTLFDDAAALWIIGVGLVFAVVVSIVPRLRSRNQPGT
- a CDS encoding glycosyltransferase family 2 protein, which gives rise to MPTEPTTRHRVAFIFPIYNEEANIDLLHRTVDEVTAPLAGRYDFSFIYVDDGSRDASLDRLTELGARDPRVTVVELSRNFGHQMAVTAGLDLVDADATIIMDSDLQDPPRVALELLEKWEEGYEVVYAQRRSRRDSPFKRITASAFYWFLQKMAAVEIPKNTGDFRLVDRKVVDELRKYRERDRFLRGLVSYVGFKQTAVLFDRDQRHAGVTGYPLTKMLRFAADGILGFSTTPLRMITRMGYLISLLSFLGVLYVVGVKLFAPETAVPGWAFITIAMFFLGGIQIIMLGVLGSYIGRTYSQVQNRPLYTVASVRTGVPESARDSRSAAR
- a CDS encoding TIGR03619 family F420-dependent LLM class oxidoreductase is translated as MTGHFLEVVLPNERPDLDPARPAELAKLAEDLGYHAAWLPDHLIPPGAFGDVFGGVYEPLVTLAHIAARTSRIRLGTSVLIVPLREPFALAKQVATLDALSGHRFDLGVGTGWNEPEFAEVGADFGGRGKRTDATLDLLAELFRTGRGPGGGYFEPRPAGPVPITVGGNSDVALRRAARIGSGWMSAGLSPAEVGERAEKLTGMTNGRETRVTARMEWNGGDLGAAIARFRAYILAGADAVAVHFGPAEDYGQRMTVFAEGVADL
- a CDS encoding ATP synthase subunit c family protein: MSNIVLAQAAEQAVNINPGLAAIGYGLGAIGPGIGVGLIFAAVINGTARQPEAQGKLQGIGFSTFVLTEVLALIGIVIYFIASAA